One stretch of Rathayibacter festucae DSM 15932 DNA includes these proteins:
- a CDS encoding ABC transporter ATP-binding protein: MTLSTPAPGPVAPGTAPARTADVHVLDLAKRYDTAGGGVLAMADVSLDVRSGEFVAVVGASGCGKSTLLRILAGFEEATEGVVEVGGRAVSAPGPDRGVVFQDYGLFPWLSVRENVAYGPRRKKLAKAAAAEVTDRFIEAVGLTRFADRFPGELSGGMQQRVAIARVLANEPSLLLMDEPFGALDALTRSDLQVELKRIHRETGTTVLFVTHSIEEAVYLADRVVVMTGGASHGVPGHISEIVTVDLPGERDVTAPEFNACKRRISELVHAPA, encoded by the coding sequence ATGACGCTCTCCACCCCCGCCCCCGGCCCCGTCGCTCCGGGCACTGCCCCGGCCCGCACCGCAGACGTCCACGTGCTCGATCTGGCGAAGCGCTACGACACCGCCGGCGGCGGCGTGCTCGCCATGGCCGACGTCTCGCTCGACGTCCGCTCGGGCGAGTTCGTCGCCGTGGTCGGCGCGAGCGGCTGCGGCAAGTCGACGCTGCTGCGCATCCTGGCCGGGTTCGAGGAGGCGACCGAGGGCGTCGTCGAGGTCGGCGGCCGGGCCGTCTCGGCGCCCGGCCCCGACCGCGGCGTGGTCTTCCAGGACTACGGGCTGTTCCCGTGGCTGAGCGTGCGCGAGAACGTCGCGTACGGACCGCGGCGGAAGAAGCTGGCGAAGGCCGCAGCCGCGGAGGTGACCGACCGCTTCATCGAGGCGGTGGGGCTCACCCGCTTCGCCGACCGCTTCCCGGGCGAGCTGTCCGGCGGCATGCAGCAGCGGGTCGCGATCGCGCGGGTGCTGGCGAACGAGCCGTCGCTGCTGCTGATGGACGAGCCGTTCGGCGCGCTCGACGCGCTGACCCGCTCCGATCTGCAGGTGGAGCTGAAGCGGATCCACCGCGAGACGGGCACGACCGTGCTGTTCGTGACGCACTCGATCGAGGAGGCGGTCTACCTCGCCGACCGTGTCGTGGTGATGACCGGCGGCGCCTCGCACGGCGTGCCCGGGCACATCAGCGAGATCGTGACGGTCGACCTGCCGGGCGAGCGCGACGTGACGGCGCCCGAGTTCAACGCGTGCAAGCGCCGCATCTCCGAGCTGGTGCACGCGCCGGCGTGA